The following are encoded in a window of Deinococcus aerophilus genomic DNA:
- a CDS encoding class I SAM-dependent methyltransferase: MGEVPHDRWGDAEAYERYVGRWSRLVARDFLGWLQVPQGRAWVDIGCGTGALSSRVLAACAPALVVGIDRSGGFVGAARERIGDGRARFEIGDATALPLDPATFDAAVSGLVMNFVPDHVAMLREMVRVTKAGGTVAAYVWDYAEGMAMMRVFWDVAMAVRPQDAHLDESHRFPLCQPEALAGLWQAQGLKAVQVRAIDIPTVFRDFEDYWAPFLGGQGAAPTYLAGVEDPVREQIRAHLQARLAPDPAGPIALSARAWAVRGTVTV; encoded by the coding sequence ATGGGCGAGGTGCCGCACGACCGCTGGGGTGATGCTGAGGCGTACGAACGCTACGTGGGCCGCTGGAGCCGGTTGGTGGCGCGGGACTTCCTGGGCTGGCTACAGGTTCCGCAGGGGCGGGCCTGGGTGGACATCGGGTGTGGGACCGGCGCGCTGAGCAGCCGTGTCCTGGCCGCGTGCGCCCCGGCGTTGGTGGTGGGCATTGACCGGTCCGGGGGCTTCGTCGGGGCGGCGCGGGAGCGCATCGGGGATGGCCGGGCGCGTTTTGAAATCGGGGACGCCACGGCCCTGCCCCTTGACCCGGCCACCTTCGACGCCGCCGTCTCAGGGCTGGTGATGAACTTCGTGCCCGACCACGTCGCCATGCTGCGCGAGATGGTCCGGGTCACGAAAGCCGGCGGAACCGTGGCGGCCTACGTCTGGGATTACGCGGAGGGCATGGCGATGATGCGGGTCTTCTGGGACGTGGCGATGGCCGTTCGCCCGCAGGACGCGCATCTGGACGAGTCACACCGCTTTCCCCTGTGCCAGCCCGAGGCCCTGGCCGGTCTGTGGCAGGCGCAGGGCCTGAAGGCAGTGCAGGTGCGGGCCATCGACATCCCCACCGTCTTCCGGGACTTCGAGGACTACTGGGCGCCCTTTCTGGGCGGGCAGGGAGCAGCCCCGACCTACCTCGCGGGGGTGGAAGACCCGGTGCGTGAGCAGATCCGCGCGCATCTGCAGGCCCGCCTCGCTCCGGACCCGGCGGGGCCCATTGCCCTGAGCGCGCGGGCCTGGGCGGTGCGGGGAACGGTAACGGTGTAG
- a CDS encoding cupin domain-containing protein, whose product MSAPSAQQLWFLDTLVTIRLPGSAGPDGITVMEHHAPHGDSPPLHIHRREDEVFHVLDGVLRLRSGDDDMRLEAGSTFLAAQGNAHTYRVESAGGARWLTITRGGDFERFVRALGRPAQRAELPPPSGPPTPEAASALADVARQHGVDLVGPPLS is encoded by the coding sequence ATGTCGGCACCTTCAGCACAGCAGCTCTGGTTCCTCGACACCCTGGTCACCATTCGCCTGCCGGGCTCTGCCGGGCCCGACGGCATCACCGTTATGGAACACCATGCTCCCCACGGCGATTCCCCGCCCCTGCACATTCACCGGCGTGAGGATGAAGTGTTCCACGTTCTGGACGGAGTACTGCGGCTGCGCAGCGGCGACGATGACATGCGCCTGGAGGCGGGCAGCACATTCCTGGCCGCGCAAGGCAACGCCCACACCTACCGCGTGGAGAGTGCCGGGGGCGCACGCTGGCTGACCATCACCCGGGGCGGCGATTTCGAGCGGTTCGTGCGCGCGCTGGGCCGACCCGCCCAACGCGCGGAACTGCCCCCACCCTCCGGCCCGCCCACTCCGGAAGCGGCCAGCGCCCTGGCAGACGTTGCCCGGCAACACGGCGTGGACCTCGTGGGTCCTCCCCTGTCCTGA
- the trhO gene encoding oxygen-dependent tRNA uridine(34) hydroxylase TrhO produces the protein MTHCLPLPPTCPPPDGWTVLALYQFRSLSDPAHLRQELLDLGGRVGLCGTLIVAPEGINGTVAGSRTAIDGLLAHLRAVGFDRMEAKESLSRERPFKRFKVRLKREIVTLGVPVEPTSQAGQYVEAADWNALLAAEDVVVVDTRNRYEVKAGTFEGALNPQIDSFREFPAWLDAHADELAGKRVAMFCTGGIRCEKSTSLLRSRGFQDVLHLRGGILKYLEEVPEERSRWHGECFVFDGRVTVGHGLREGGAEMCHSCGWPLGSEERAHSHYEEGVSCPHCFEATTDAQKTAFRDRQRMYDAREG, from the coding sequence ATGACCCACTGCCTGCCTCTTCCCCCCACCTGCCCGCCCCCAGACGGCTGGACTGTTCTGGCGCTGTACCAGTTCCGCTCTCTCTCCGACCCCGCCCACCTGCGGCAGGAACTGCTGGACCTCGGCGGGCGCGTGGGCCTGTGCGGCACGCTCATCGTGGCTCCAGAGGGCATCAACGGCACGGTGGCCGGTTCGCGGACGGCGATAGACGGCCTGCTCGCCCACCTGAGAGCGGTGGGTTTCGACCGGATGGAGGCCAAGGAGTCACTCAGCCGCGAGCGGCCCTTCAAACGCTTCAAGGTGCGGCTCAAGCGCGAGATCGTGACCCTGGGCGTTCCCGTGGAGCCGACCTCGCAGGCCGGGCAGTACGTGGAGGCCGCAGACTGGAACGCGCTGCTCGCCGCAGAGGACGTGGTGGTGGTGGACACCCGCAACCGCTACGAGGTCAAGGCCGGCACCTTCGAGGGAGCGCTGAACCCGCAGATTGACAGCTTCCGCGAGTTTCCGGCGTGGCTGGACGCCCACGCCGATGAACTGGCCGGCAAACGGGTCGCCATGTTCTGCACCGGGGGCATCCGCTGCGAGAAGAGCACCAGCCTGCTGCGCTCGCGCGGCTTTCAGGACGTGCTGCACCTCAGGGGCGGCATCCTGAAGTATCTGGAGGAGGTTCCCGAGGAGCGCAGCCGCTGGCACGGCGAGTGTTTTGTGTTCGATGGCCGGGTGACGGTGGGCCACGGCCTGCGCGAGGGCGGGGCCGAGATGTGCCATTCGTGCGGCTGGCCGCTGGGCTCCGAGGAACGGGCGCACTCCCACTACGAGGAGGGCGTGAGCTGCCCACACTGTTTTGAGGCGACCACGGACGCCCAGAAGACGGCGTTCCGCGACCGCCAGCGCATGTACGACGCGCGCGAAGGGTAA
- a CDS encoding DEAD/DEAH box helicase: MTVAAPNLSKLLPAAPPGNLLLLPQVARAALFAAFPGPAVLLTTPDRIGNYASAGALGAPVSVNPGLRDWDTRHEHVVLDVNTALDLFPSRPEDHALSLRVGSSYPREALLSRLERLGYERGEEPGYELRGDTLELRLSPGAGRPADADGDLWVRAEFFGDELDTLRLLAPGELNGEKAQAFALEPTADYLTEVKWDATRLDLLPGRVFLDSPEFYASSLGVLTDTLWPRLTGREVTSFGRAPIELPDLHTGLETLPFYRARLSDLEHDVTEWRGAGYRVLILVRHDRTAAYLADKLLNTHEIPWLKLPRVEEGGLGFLRAGGEGGFVIPEHRTVVITEDLIYGFQGGSALRGKRLSGRPVTDALGLHVGDYLIHPEHGIGQFQGLETRTVLGVTRDYLNLEYRKGARLSVPIEQLPVLRRHPGTTDDPPVLSSFDKKDWAKAKDKARKNAEEVAAKLLVQYAARQVTPGNTFGPLPEWEAQIEQNFQFELTGDQRTALKETLKDLERSNPADRLISGDVGFGKTEVALRAAHRVVGHGMQVAVLVPTTLLAEQHTSTFVERFKNLPVRVEGLSRFTGDKQAKNILRDLAAGKVDILIGTHRLLSGDIEFKNLGLIIVDEEHRFGVSQKEKLRALRGLPAMTDGKLEVPEGVKAVDTLALSATPIPRTLYMSMVGLRDMSSIQTPPKGRKPIQTILAPFDPVTVRDAIISEIERGGKVFYIHDRIASIGARSLYLRNLVPEARIGVAHGRMNEEELEEIMLGFEQGAFDVLLSTTIVETGLDIPEANTILIERSDRLGLAQLYQLRGRVGRRAQTAYAYLFYPPRMTETAQRRLWAIADLQDLGSGHLLAEKDMEIRGVGNILGEEQHGHVQAVSIDVYTEMLSEAVARLKGEKIQPPVSISIDLPINARLTPEYFGGDDEARIATYGRLSEARTLQAVSRVERDLRKKYGLPSPDVQNFIDLAKLRLTAAAKRVLSIGETMTELQVTFAYKALDYDAAGLRRFPHRTEVQVFPPSVKMDKRGIKPDDYARMVIELLGYFG; the protein is encoded by the coding sequence TGGGCAGCAGCTACCCGCGTGAGGCGCTGCTGTCCCGCCTGGAGCGGCTGGGCTACGAGCGCGGCGAGGAACCCGGTTACGAGCTGCGCGGCGACACGCTGGAACTGCGCCTGTCTCCCGGCGCGGGTCGTCCCGCCGACGCCGACGGTGACCTGTGGGTGCGCGCCGAGTTCTTCGGCGACGAACTGGATACCCTGCGCCTGCTCGCCCCCGGCGAACTGAACGGCGAGAAGGCCCAGGCTTTTGCGCTGGAGCCGACCGCCGACTACCTCACCGAGGTGAAGTGGGACGCCACCCGGCTGGACCTGTTGCCGGGCCGCGTGTTTCTGGATTCGCCGGAGTTCTATGCCTCCAGCCTGGGCGTACTGACCGACACGCTGTGGCCCCGGCTGACCGGGCGCGAGGTCACCAGCTTTGGCCGCGCGCCCATCGAGCTGCCGGACCTGCACACTGGCCTGGAAACCCTGCCGTTCTACCGCGCCCGCCTGAGCGATCTGGAACACGATGTGACCGAGTGGCGGGGGGCAGGCTACCGGGTGCTGATCCTGGTGCGCCATGACCGCACGGCGGCGTATCTGGCCGACAAACTGCTGAACACCCACGAGATTCCGTGGCTCAAGCTGCCGCGCGTGGAGGAGGGCGGTCTGGGCTTCCTGCGGGCCGGGGGCGAGGGCGGCTTCGTTATTCCCGAACACCGCACCGTGGTCATCACCGAGGACCTGATCTACGGTTTTCAGGGTGGCTCGGCTCTGCGGGGCAAGCGGCTTTCCGGGCGCCCGGTCACCGATGCCCTGGGCCTGCACGTGGGCGACTACCTGATTCACCCGGAACACGGTATCGGGCAGTTTCAGGGCCTGGAGACGCGCACGGTTCTGGGCGTGACCCGCGATTACCTGAACCTGGAATACCGCAAGGGCGCGCGCCTGAGCGTGCCCATTGAGCAGTTGCCGGTGCTGCGCCGCCACCCCGGCACCACCGACGACCCGCCCGTGCTGAGCAGCTTTGACAAGAAGGACTGGGCCAAGGCCAAGGACAAGGCCCGCAAGAACGCCGAGGAGGTGGCGGCCAAGCTGCTCGTGCAGTACGCGGCGCGGCAGGTCACGCCGGGCAACACCTTCGGGCCGCTGCCCGAGTGGGAAGCGCAGATCGAGCAGAACTTCCAGTTTGAGCTGACCGGCGACCAGCGCACGGCCCTCAAGGAGACCCTCAAGGATCTGGAACGGTCCAACCCCGCCGACCGCCTGATCTCCGGCGACGTGGGTTTCGGCAAGACCGAGGTGGCCCTGCGCGCCGCGCACCGTGTGGTGGGGCACGGCATGCAGGTCGCTGTCCTCGTGCCCACCACCCTGCTCGCCGAGCAGCACACCTCCACCTTCGTGGAGCGCTTTAAAAACCTGCCGGTGCGGGTGGAGGGCCTGTCGCGCTTTACCGGCGACAAGCAGGCGAAGAACATCCTGCGCGACCTCGCTGCCGGCAAGGTGGACATCCTGATCGGCACGCACCGCCTGCTGAGCGGCGACATCGAGTTCAAGAACCTGGGCCTGATCATCGTGGATGAGGAGCACCGCTTCGGCGTGTCGCAGAAGGAAAAGCTGCGGGCGCTGCGTGGCCTGCCCGCCATGACCGACGGCAAGCTGGAGGTGCCCGAGGGCGTCAAGGCGGTGGACACCCTGGCGCTGTCGGCCACGCCGATTCCACGCACGCTGTACATGAGCATGGTGGGCCTGCGCGACATGAGCAGCATCCAGACCCCGCCCAAGGGCCGCAAGCCCATCCAGACCATCCTGGCCCCCTTCGATCCGGTGACGGTGCGCGACGCGATCATCAGCGAGATCGAGCGCGGCGGCAAGGTTTTCTACATCCACGACCGCATCGCCTCCATCGGGGCGCGCAGCCTGTACCTGCGCAACCTGGTTCCCGAGGCCCGCATCGGCGTGGCGCACGGCCGCATGAACGAGGAGGAACTCGAGGAGATCATGCTGGGCTTCGAGCAGGGGGCCTTCGACGTGCTGCTCTCCACCACCATCGTCGAGACGGGGCTGGACATACCCGAGGCGAACACCATCCTGATCGAGCGCTCGGACCGGCTGGGCCTCGCGCAGCTGTACCAGTTGCGGGGCCGGGTGGGCCGCCGGGCCCAGACCGCCTACGCCTACCTGTTCTACCCGCCGCGCATGACCGAGACCGCGCAGCGCCGCCTGTGGGCCATCGCCGACCTGCAGGACCTGGGCTCCGGGCACCTGCTCGCCGAGAAGGACATGGAGATCCGTGGGGTGGGCAACATCCTGGGTGAGGAGCAGCACGGGCACGTACAGGCCGTGTCCATCGACGTGTACACCGAGATGCTCTCGGAGGCGGTGGCGCGGCTCAAGGGCGAGAAGATTCAGCCGCCCGTCAGTATCTCCATTGACCTGCCCATCAACGCCCGCCTGACCCCCGAGTACTTCGGCGGCGACGACGAGGCGCGGATTGCTACCTATGGCCGCCTGTCGGAGGCGCGCACCCTGCAGGCGGTCAGCCGGGTGGAGCGTGACCTGCGCAAGAAGTACGGTCTGCCCAGTCCCGACGTCCAGAACTTCATCGACCTCGCCAAGCTGCGGCTGACGGCGGCGGCCAAACGGGTGCTGAGCATCGGCGAAACCATGACCGAGTTGCAGGTGACCTTTGCCTACAAGGCGCTGGACTATGACGCGGCTGGACTGCGGCGCTTTCCGCACAGAACAGAGGTGCAGGTCTTTCCGCCCAGCGTGAAAATGGACAAACGCGGCATCAAACCGGATGACTATGCCCGCATGGTCATCGAGCTGCTGGGCTACTTCGGGTAA